Genomic segment of bacterium:
GGCAAGCGCCTCAGGCCCCACACCCACACGCAGCCCAAGGTGTTGATGAACGTGGCAGGAAAGCCGATCCTCGCCTATATCCTCGATGATTTGAAGGATCTCGGGGTTGAGGAGATCGTGTTTGTCGTCGGGTATCTCGCGGAAAAAGTCGAGGAGTATGTCCGGGAACGATACCCGTTTCGCGCCCACTTTGTCTACCAGGATGAACCGATGGGGAACGGGCACGCGATTTACGTGGCGCGCGAGCATCTCACCGGCCCGACGCTGATTGTCTTCGGGGATACGGTCGTCCAGGCGGACCTGCGGGCCGCGGCCGCGCTTCCCCACTCGGCCATCGGAGTTCACCGGGTGGCCGATCCGCGTGCGTTCGGTGTCGTGGAGCTTGACGGCGACGGCATCGTCCGGCATCTCTGGGAGAAGCCCGCCGTCCCCCCCAGCGACCTGGCGGCTGTCGGCGTCTACATGATTCAGCAGCCGGCTCCGTTCCGGCGGGCGCTGGAGCGGTTGGTGGACGACCGCCGGATTGAGAACGGAGAGTACTGGTTGGCGGATGCCTTGCAGATTATGATCGACTCCGGCGAGCGGCTCCAGACCTTCCCCGTCGACGAGTGGTACGATTGCGGCACGCCCGAGGCGTTGCTGCGGGCCAACCGCGCGCTGCTCGATCATGCCCCCCCGCCCGTCGTGGAGATTCCGGGATCGGTGGTCATCCCTCCGTCGGCGATCGCCGAAACCGCGGTCGTGGAGGGATCGGTGCTCGGTCCGTATGCGACGGTCGCGGAGGGAGCCCGGGTGACCAACGCCGTGATCCGCGACAGCATCATCAACGCGCACGCCCGGGTGGAGAGCGTGCTCTTGGAGGAGTCGATCATCGGCGAAAACGCTGCGGTCACCGGCCGCCGCGGGCGGATCAACCTCGGCGATAGCTCGGAGATCGAGCTGTCGTAATCGCTCGCGCGACCTCGACCGACGCCCACCCCAGGCACAAACCTCCCAGCACGTCTGAGAGCCAGTGGTAGCCCAGGTAGATGAGGGCGCTCATCATCGTCGCGAGCAGGGCAACC
This window contains:
- a CDS encoding sugar phosphate nucleotidyltransferase, with protein sequence MNAIIPVAGRGKRLRPHTHTQPKVLMNVAGKPILAYILDDLKDLGVEEIVFVVGYLAEKVEEYVRERYPFRAHFVYQDEPMGNGHAIYVAREHLTGPTLIVFGDTVVQADLRAAAALPHSAIGVHRVADPRAFGVVELDGDGIVRHLWEKPAVPPSDLAAVGVYMIQQPAPFRRALERLVDDRRIENGEYWLADALQIMIDSGERLQTFPVDEWYDCGTPEALLRANRALLDHAPPPVVEIPGSVVIPPSAIAETAVVEGSVLGPYATVAEGARVTNAVIRDSIINAHARVESVLLEESIIGENAAVTGRRGRINLGDSSEIELS